In a single window of the Streptomyces sp. NBC_00285 genome:
- a CDS encoding dioxygenase family protein, which yields MHRHHDDEVHEHDRGLSYDLPVLARRRMIRLMAGAGASLVPLAGCTADGSSSPAAASAPSSGSTGDGGTDASPAECVTVPEETAGPYPGDGSNGVNVLKESGVVRGDITRSFGESAGGTAEGVPLTFTLTVVDAGSGCGAPRKGAAVYVWHCDREGGYSLYTEGVTDENYLRGVQETDEEGRVTFTSVFPGCYTGRWPHIHFEVYGSLRDATGATAITNTSQLALPKDVCDTVYATEGYESSVDNLSRLSLDTDMVFRDGHDQQLATVRGSVREGYSATLTVAV from the coding sequence ATGCACCGACATCACGACGACGAGGTCCACGAGCACGACAGAGGCCTCTCCTACGACCTGCCTGTTCTCGCCCGCCGGCGGATGATCCGGCTCATGGCGGGAGCGGGGGCGAGCCTGGTGCCCCTGGCCGGGTGTACCGCCGACGGCTCCTCTTCTCCGGCGGCCGCGAGCGCACCTTCTTCGGGGTCGACGGGCGACGGGGGTACCGATGCGAGTCCTGCGGAGTGCGTCACCGTCCCCGAGGAGACCGCGGGGCCCTATCCCGGCGACGGTTCGAACGGCGTGAACGTGCTGAAGGAGAGCGGGGTGGTGCGCGGTGACATCACCCGGAGTTTCGGTGAGTCCGCGGGCGGCACCGCCGAGGGCGTGCCCCTGACGTTCACTCTCACGGTCGTGGACGCCGGCTCCGGATGCGGGGCGCCGAGGAAGGGCGCCGCGGTCTATGTCTGGCACTGCGACCGCGAGGGCGGCTACTCCCTGTACACCGAGGGCGTCACCGACGAGAACTACCTGCGTGGTGTCCAGGAGACCGACGAGGAGGGGCGGGTCACGTTCACCAGCGTCTTCCCGGGCTGTTACACCGGCCGCTGGCCGCACATCCACTTCGAGGTCTACGGCAGCCTCCGGGACGCGACGGGCGCCACGGCGATCACGAACACCTCGCAGCTGGCCCTCCCGAAGGACGTGTGCGACACGGTGTACGCCACCGAGGGGTACGAGAGCAGTGTGGACAACCTGAGCCGGCTCTCCCTGGACACGGACATGGTCTTCCGTGACGGACACGACCAGCAGCTCGCGACGGTGCGGGGGAGTGTGCGGGAGGGGTACAGCGCCACGCTGACGGTCGCGGTGTGA
- a CDS encoding M18 family aminopeptidase, producing MSAPHRLDRGHTDDLMTFLAASPTPYHAVANAAERLEKAGFRQVSETDAWEGSSGGKYVLRGGAIIAWYVPEGTAPHTPYRIVGAHTDSPNLRVKPLPDAGAHGWRQVAVEIYGGPLMNSWLDRDLGLAGRLTLRDGSTRLVNVDRPLLRVPQLAIHLDRAVSSEGLKLDKQRHLQPIWGLGDDVRDGDLIAFLEEESGLGAGEVTGWDLMTHSVEAPAYLGRDHELVAGPRMDNLLSVHAGVAALTAVSARPELPYIPVLAAFDHEENGSQSDTGADGPLLGGVLERSVFARGGSYEDRARAFAGTVCLSSDTGHAVHPNYAERHDPTHHPRVNGGPILKVNVNNRYATDGSGRAVWAAACEKAGVPFQTFVSNNSMPCGTTIGPITAARHGIKTVDIGVAILSMHSVRELCGADDPHLLANALVAFLEG from the coding sequence ATGAGCGCACCCCACCGCCTCGACCGCGGCCACACCGACGACCTCATGACCTTCCTGGCGGCGAGCCCCACGCCGTACCACGCGGTGGCGAACGCTGCCGAGCGGCTGGAGAAGGCAGGCTTCCGCCAGGTCTCGGAGACGGACGCCTGGGAAGGGTCGAGCGGCGGCAAGTACGTGCTGCGCGGCGGCGCGATCATCGCCTGGTACGTCCCGGAGGGTACGGCGCCCCACACGCCGTACCGGATCGTCGGCGCGCACACCGACTCCCCGAACCTGCGGGTCAAGCCGCTGCCCGACGCGGGGGCGCACGGCTGGCGCCAGGTCGCCGTGGAGATCTACGGCGGGCCGCTGATGAACTCCTGGCTCGACCGCGACCTGGGGCTCGCGGGCCGGCTCACCCTGCGGGACGGTTCGACGCGGCTGGTGAACGTGGACCGGCCGCTGCTGAGGGTGCCTCAGCTCGCCATCCACCTGGACCGCGCGGTGTCCTCCGAGGGGCTCAAGCTCGACAAGCAGCGGCATCTGCAGCCCATCTGGGGTCTCGGGGACGATGTGCGCGACGGCGACCTGATCGCGTTCCTGGAGGAGGAGTCGGGGCTCGGCGCGGGCGAGGTGACCGGCTGGGACCTGATGACGCACTCCGTGGAGGCGCCCGCCTACCTCGGCCGGGACCACGAGCTGGTGGCGGGACCGCGGATGGACAACCTGCTGTCCGTGCACGCGGGCGTGGCCGCGCTGACCGCGGTGTCCGCCCGCCCGGAGCTGCCGTACATCCCCGTCCTCGCCGCCTTCGACCACGAGGAGAACGGCTCGCAGTCGGACACCGGCGCGGACGGGCCGCTGCTCGGCGGGGTCCTGGAGCGCTCGGTGTTCGCGCGCGGCGGGTCGTACGAGGACCGGGCGCGGGCCTTCGCGGGGACGGTCTGTCTGTCCTCCGACACCGGGCACGCCGTGCACCCCAACTACGCGGAACGGCACGACCCGACCCACCACCCACGCGTCAACGGCGGGCCGATCCTCAAGGTCAACGTCAACAACCGCTACGCCACGGACGGTTCGGGCCGGGCCGTGTGGGCCGCCGCCTGCGAGAAGGCCGGCGTGCCCTTCCAGACCTTCGTCTCCAACAACTCCATGCCCTGCGGCACGACGATCGGCCCGATCACCGCGGCACGGCACGGCATCAAGACCGTGGACATCGGTGTGGCGATCCTGTCGATGCACAGCGTCCGGGAGTTGTGCGGCGCGGACGACCCGCATCTGCTGGCGAACGCTCTGGTGGCGTTCCTGGAGGGGTAG
- a CDS encoding DUF6458 family protein produces MGLGGCIILIAAGAILTFATDWHMQGVNLDLVGVILMIVGLIGVTTFSSIARRRRVVVPPTAPTVIEQERRRDGYGM; encoded by the coding sequence ATGGGCCTCGGCGGGTGCATCATCCTCATCGCCGCAGGAGCAATCCTCACGTTCGCCACCGACTGGCACATGCAGGGGGTCAACCTCGACCTGGTCGGTGTGATCCTGATGATCGTGGGACTGATCGGCGTGACGACGTTCAGCAGCATCGCCCGGCGACGGCGTGTGGTGGTACCGCCCACCGCGCCGACGGTCATAGAGCAGGAGCGGCGCCGGGACGGATACGGCATGTAA
- a CDS encoding SseB family protein, which produces MYGYEQNAGAQQQYGVPPQQPMAGGAGGYGQQPPLYPEPSPPSLADAVRAFTTGQLAAEDFQQVFATSKVYCPRGDNPGFLALHNTQQPVIPMFTTLKELRRYAGKESKYFVITGAEVLDLLPTGYGFVVDMEGEHRIVFDAKAVEQMVEFAMRRMYG; this is translated from the coding sequence ATGTACGGCTACGAGCAGAATGCTGGTGCCCAGCAGCAGTACGGCGTCCCACCGCAGCAGCCCATGGCCGGCGGTGCGGGCGGGTACGGCCAGCAGCCGCCGCTGTACCCCGAGCCGTCCCCGCCCTCCCTCGCGGACGCGGTGCGCGCCTTCACCACCGGCCAGCTGGCCGCCGAGGACTTCCAGCAGGTCTTCGCCACCTCCAAGGTCTACTGCCCGCGCGGCGACAACCCCGGATTCCTCGCCCTGCACAACACCCAGCAGCCGGTGATCCCCATGTTCACCACGCTCAAGGAACTGCGCCGGTACGCGGGCAAGGAGTCCAAGTACTTCGTCATCACCGGCGCCGAGGTCCTCGACCTGCTCCCGACCGGCTACGGCTTCGTCGTCGACATGGAGGGCGAACACCGCATCGTCTTCGACGCGAAGGCCGTGGAGCAGATGGTGGAGTTCGCGATGCGCAGGATGTACGGGTAG
- a CDS encoding acyl-CoA dehydrogenase translates to MGHYKSNLRDIEFNLFEVLGRDQLYGTGPFEEMDVETAKSILEELVRLSENELAESFTDADRNPPVFDPETNTAPVPASFKKSYKAFMDSEYWRLGLPEEIGGTTAPPSLIWSYAEMVLGANPAVWMYCSGPAFAGILFDEGNDVQKHIAKIAVERTWGSTMVLTEPDAGSDVGAGRTKATEQEDGSWHIEGVKRFITSGEHDMEENILHYVLARPEGAGPGTKGLSLFLVPKFLFDFETGELGERNGVYATNVEHKMGLKASNTCEMTFGDQHPAKGWLIGDKHDGIRQMFRIIEMARMMVGTKAISTLSTGYLNALEYAKERVQGPDLAKFMDKAAPKVTITHHPDVRRALITQKAYAEGMRALVLYTASIQDAIAVKTAAGEDAKTEHALNDLLLPIVKGYGSEKGYEQLAQSLQTFGGSGFLQEYPIEQYIRDAKIDTLYEGTTAIQGQDFFFRKIVRNQGSALNSLAEDIKKFLALGSGGEVLAGAREHLAKAAVELEAIVGVMLTDLAATEQDVKNMYKVGLNTSRLLMASGDVVVGYLLLKGAAIAAEKLESAAAKDVAFYTGKIAAAKFFAADVLPGVTLARKIAEGVDLDLMELDEAAF, encoded by the coding sequence ATGGGGCACTACAAGTCGAACCTCCGCGACATCGAGTTCAACCTTTTCGAGGTGCTCGGGCGCGACCAGCTGTACGGCACTGGCCCGTTCGAGGAAATGGACGTCGAGACCGCGAAGAGCATCCTGGAGGAGCTGGTCCGCCTCTCGGAGAACGAGCTGGCGGAGTCCTTCACGGACGCCGACCGCAACCCGCCGGTCTTCGACCCGGAGACGAACACCGCACCGGTCCCGGCGTCCTTCAAGAAGAGCTACAAGGCCTTCATGGACTCCGAGTACTGGCGGCTCGGCCTGCCCGAGGAGATCGGCGGCACGACGGCTCCGCCGTCCCTGATCTGGTCGTACGCGGAGATGGTCCTCGGCGCGAACCCGGCCGTGTGGATGTACTGCTCCGGCCCGGCGTTCGCCGGGATCCTCTTCGACGAGGGCAACGACGTCCAGAAGCACATCGCGAAGATCGCGGTGGAGCGGACCTGGGGCTCGACCATGGTACTCACCGAGCCCGACGCGGGCTCCGACGTCGGCGCGGGCCGTACCAAGGCGACGGAGCAGGAGGACGGCTCCTGGCACATCGAGGGCGTCAAGCGTTTCATCACGTCGGGTGAGCACGACATGGAGGAGAACATCCTCCACTACGTGCTCGCGCGGCCGGAAGGTGCCGGTCCGGGCACCAAGGGGCTGTCCCTCTTCCTCGTCCCGAAGTTCCTCTTCGACTTCGAGACCGGCGAGCTGGGCGAGCGCAACGGCGTCTACGCCACCAACGTCGAGCACAAGATGGGCCTCAAGGCCTCCAACACCTGCGAGATGACCTTCGGCGACCAGCACCCGGCCAAGGGCTGGCTGATCGGCGACAAGCACGACGGCATCCGCCAGATGTTCCGCATCATCGAGATGGCGCGGATGATGGTCGGCACGAAGGCGATCTCCACGCTGTCGACGGGCTACCTCAACGCGCTGGAGTACGCCAAGGAGCGCGTCCAGGGCCCCGACCTGGCGAAGTTCATGGACAAGGCCGCGCCCAAGGTCACCATCACCCACCACCCCGACGTGCGCCGCGCGCTCATCACGCAGAAGGCGTACGCGGAGGGCATGCGCGCCCTCGTCCTCTACACGGCCTCGATCCAGGACGCGATCGCCGTCAAGACGGCCGCGGGCGAGGACGCGAAGACCGAGCACGCGCTGAACGACCTGCTCCTGCCGATCGTCAAGGGCTACGGCTCCGAGAAGGGCTACGAGCAGCTCGCCCAGTCGCTCCAGACCTTCGGCGGCTCCGGGTTCCTGCAGGAGTACCCGATCGAGCAGTACATCCGCGACGCGAAGATCGACACCCTCTACGAGGGCACGACCGCGATCCAGGGCCAGGACTTCTTCTTCCGGAAGATCGTCCGCAACCAGGGTTCGGCCCTCAACTCCCTCGCCGAGGACATCAAGAAGTTCCTGGCGCTGGGCTCCGGGGGCGAGGTGCTCGCGGGCGCCCGTGAGCACCTGGCGAAGGCGGCCGTCGAGCTGGAGGCCATCGTCGGTGTGATGCTGACCGACCTCGCGGCCACCGAGCAGGACGTCAAGAACATGTACAAGGTGGGCCTCAACACCAGCCGCCTGCTGATGGCCTCCGGTGACGTCGTCGTCGGCTACCTCCTCCTCAAGGGTGCGGCGATCGCCGCCGAGAAGCTGGAGTCGGCCGCCGCCAAGGACGTGGCCTTCTACACCGGCAAGATCGCGGCGGCGAAGTTCTTCGCGGCCGACGTCCTGCCCGGCGTGACCCTGGCCCGCAAGATCGCCGAGGGCGTCGACCTGGACCTGATGGAACTGGACGAGGCCGCGTTCTAG
- a CDS encoding pirin family protein: MPAVTVDNPLTLPRVAATADAVARPVLGVTTAPSGFEGEGFPVRRAFAGINYRQLDPFIMMDQMGEVDYPAGAPKGTPWHPHRGFETVTYIIDGTFIHQDSNGGGGTITNGDTQWMTAGSGLLHIETPPESLVKSGGLFHGLQLWVNLPAKDKMKDPRYQDIRGGQVQLLTSPDGGALLRVIAGELDGHQGPGVTHTPITMIHATLAPGAEITLPWSEEYNALAYVLAGRGSVGAERRPIHLGQTAVFGSGSSLTVRADEKQDSNAPDLEVVLLGGQPIREPMAHYGPFVMNTREELQQAFEDFQKGRLGTVPAVHGMTEGGL; encoded by the coding sequence ATGCCTGCAGTGACTGTCGACAACCCGCTGACCCTGCCGCGCGTGGCCGCGACGGCGGACGCGGTGGCCCGTCCCGTCCTCGGCGTGACGACCGCGCCGAGTGGCTTCGAGGGGGAGGGTTTCCCGGTACGCCGGGCTTTCGCCGGGATCAACTACCGGCAGCTCGACCCGTTCATCATGATGGACCAGATGGGTGAGGTCGATTACCCTGCCGGCGCCCCGAAGGGGACCCCCTGGCACCCGCACCGCGGCTTCGAGACCGTCACCTACATCATCGACGGGACCTTCATCCACCAGGACAGCAACGGTGGGGGCGGCACCATCACGAACGGGGACACCCAGTGGATGACAGCGGGCTCCGGCCTGCTGCACATCGAGACCCCGCCTGAGTCGCTCGTGAAGTCCGGCGGTCTCTTCCACGGCCTGCAGCTGTGGGTGAATCTGCCGGCCAAGGACAAGATGAAGGACCCGCGCTACCAGGACATCCGCGGTGGCCAGGTGCAACTTCTGACCTCGCCGGACGGGGGTGCGCTGCTGAGGGTGATCGCGGGTGAGCTGGACGGGCACCAAGGCCCTGGCGTCACGCACACGCCGATCACGATGATCCACGCGACGCTGGCGCCGGGAGCGGAGATCACGCTGCCGTGGAGCGAGGAGTACAACGCCCTCGCGTATGTCCTTGCGGGCCGCGGCAGCGTCGGTGCCGAACGCCGCCCGATCCACCTGGGCCAGACCGCCGTCTTCGGCTCCGGCTCTTCTCTGACCGTGCGCGCGGACGAGAAGCAGGATTCGAACGCGCCGGACCTGGAGGTCGTGCTCCTGGGCGGCCAGCCGATCCGTGAACCGATGGCCCACTACGGCCCCTTCGTGATGAACACCCGCGAGGAGCTGCAGCAGGCATTCGAGGACTTCCAGAAGGGGCGTCTGGGGACGGTTCCGGCGGTGCACGGAATGACCGAGGGCGGGCTGTAA
- a CDS encoding SpoIIE family protein phosphatase: MRTGEPLPAVGDVLTALATGLWHWDTATELVTVDAEAARLLGLPAERTTLTEAQARARLHPVDWNEIISVVGLAVAEDTLAEVRIRIMDKLGRVIRTVRSRSKPSYDADKKSFQLIGTLQQVTEPVPGTPAGRTAVTGDWRRSREAFLLDAGRALAEARSTAEVLRVAAGLSMPGFSPDGLAVFGVEGDRLTIIGHHGQQPGDESPFSHMDLDTDYPAAEVVRTGRAVYLSSAEAYRARYPVTWPLAQHFDRQSWAFLPLTVAGRTMGAWMAGFAYPVAFTPDERSVLTTVARMLAQALSRAGVTESERELTDGLQRSMLPTLGPEIPGMTIAARYVPTGGGLQVGGDWYDMIPLPGGTSRAGAGGRFALVIGDVQGHDVRAAGLMGQLRIALRAYASEGHRPDAVLSRASRFLNGMTYGSIGDGDPTDPRFATCLYVEVDPETGVLEIARAGHPEPAIRMTDGTVLARRTDSGLPLGIDPDADYPTTRIVLEPGETLMLCTDGLIETGGHDFETGWKRIRTILETHDGDLEELADALVQAVHGPSSHHTTGPLADRREDDIAVLLLSRQDESHGDTVTPRPAVRRTMLSVAQAEPQRVGFARQHLRELLHDWSSADQVDSAVLLLSEMLTNVLVHTDADALLLAEVHGETGARRMRIEVTDTSDDLPHKRRPGELASSGRGLMLVELLADLWGVDPRGEGKSIWFELHEPSGEVSG, translated from the coding sequence ATGCGCACTGGTGAGCCCCTGCCCGCCGTGGGGGACGTCCTCACCGCCCTCGCGACCGGCCTATGGCACTGGGACACCGCCACGGAGCTGGTCACAGTCGACGCGGAGGCGGCTCGGCTGCTCGGCCTGCCCGCAGAGCGGACCACCCTCACGGAGGCCCAGGCACGCGCCCGTCTCCATCCCGTCGACTGGAACGAGATCATCAGCGTCGTCGGACTCGCCGTCGCCGAGGACACACTCGCCGAGGTCCGGATCAGGATCATGGACAAGCTGGGCCGGGTGATCCGTACCGTACGCAGTCGCTCCAAGCCGTCGTACGACGCGGACAAGAAGTCGTTCCAGCTGATCGGCACCCTCCAGCAAGTCACCGAACCGGTGCCCGGCACCCCCGCCGGGCGCACCGCGGTCACCGGCGACTGGCGACGCTCCCGCGAGGCCTTCCTACTGGACGCGGGCCGTGCCCTCGCCGAGGCCCGCTCGACCGCCGAGGTCCTACGGGTCGCCGCGGGCCTGTCCATGCCCGGCTTCAGCCCCGACGGCCTGGCCGTCTTCGGCGTCGAGGGCGACCGCCTGACGATCATCGGCCACCACGGCCAGCAGCCCGGCGACGAGAGCCCCTTCTCCCACATGGACCTGGACACGGACTATCCGGCCGCCGAGGTCGTACGCACCGGCCGTGCCGTCTATCTCTCCAGCGCCGAGGCCTACCGCGCCCGCTACCCGGTCACCTGGCCGCTCGCCCAGCACTTCGACCGCCAATCCTGGGCGTTCCTGCCGCTGACGGTGGCCGGCCGCACGATGGGCGCGTGGATGGCGGGCTTCGCCTACCCGGTGGCGTTCACACCGGACGAACGCTCGGTACTGACGACGGTGGCCCGCATGCTGGCCCAGGCCCTGTCCCGCGCCGGCGTGACAGAGTCGGAACGCGAGCTCACCGACGGCCTCCAACGGTCCATGCTCCCCACCCTGGGCCCGGAGATACCGGGAATGACCATCGCCGCCCGCTACGTCCCCACCGGCGGCGGCCTCCAGGTCGGCGGCGACTGGTACGACATGATCCCCCTGCCCGGAGGAACCTCCCGGGCAGGGGCGGGCGGCCGGTTCGCCCTGGTCATCGGGGACGTCCAGGGCCATGACGTACGGGCGGCAGGCCTGATGGGCCAGCTCCGCATCGCCCTGCGCGCCTACGCCTCCGAGGGCCACCGCCCCGACGCGGTCCTCTCCCGCGCCTCCCGCTTCCTGAACGGCATGACGTACGGCTCCATCGGGGACGGGGACCCCACCGACCCACGGTTCGCGACCTGCCTCTACGTCGAGGTCGACCCGGAGACCGGCGTCCTGGAGATCGCCCGGGCCGGCCATCCCGAGCCGGCGATCCGGATGACCGACGGCACGGTCCTGGCCCGCCGTACGGACAGCGGTCTCCCCCTCGGCATCGACCCGGACGCCGACTACCCCACGACCCGGATCGTCCTGGAGCCCGGCGAAACGCTCATGCTCTGCACCGACGGCCTGATCGAGACCGGCGGCCACGACTTCGAGACCGGCTGGAAGCGCATCCGCACCATCCTGGAGACCCATGACGGCGACCTGGAGGAACTCGCCGACGCCCTGGTCCAGGCCGTCCACGGCCCCTCCTCCCACCACACCACCGGCCCCCTGGCCGACCGCCGCGAGGACGACATCGCGGTCCTGCTGCTGTCCCGGCAGGACGAGAGCCACGGCGACACCGTCACCCCACGGCCGGCGGTCCGTCGCACGATGCTCTCGGTGGCCCAGGCGGAACCGCAACGCGTCGGATTCGCCCGCCAGCACCTGCGTGAACTGCTGCACGACTGGTCCTCCGCCGACCAGGTCGACTCCGCGGTCCTGCTGCTGTCCGAGATGCTGACGAACGTCCTGGTCCACACCGACGCGGACGCACTGCTCCTCGCGGAGGTCCACGGCGAGACGGGCGCCCGCCGGATGCGCATCGAGGTCACCGACACCAGCGACGACCTCCCGCACAAACGCCGCCCCGGCGAACTGGCCTCCTCCGGCCGGGGCCTGATGCTGGTCGAACTCCTCGCGGACCTGTGGGGAGTGGACCCCCGGGGCGAAGGCAAAAGCATCTGGTTCGAACTCCACGAGCCGTCCGGCGAGGTGTCGGGGTAA
- a CDS encoding TetR/AcrR family transcriptional regulator, with protein sequence MTTEPSPIPSVWARPSRASDQPALSRTAIVREAIGMLDAEGVEALSMRKLATRLNAGAASLYRHVATKDELMELAVDEVAAEIHVPSADGPDWRAAVTEATRSFRTTALRHPWLPPVLGQAGLAYLGPNLMSYSERLAALFTAAGFRDPGTAIDAVMSYVIGMSTTEAAWLTTVARSGDSESGLIARLLPAVQQATASHSHLAQGYADTEEAATTDPVALREAKFEAALDVVLDGLSLRLKKQAP encoded by the coding sequence ATGACGACCGAGCCGAGCCCCATTCCCTCCGTCTGGGCCCGCCCGTCACGCGCCTCCGACCAGCCCGCGCTCAGCCGCACGGCGATCGTGCGCGAGGCGATCGGCATGCTGGACGCGGAGGGTGTCGAGGCGCTGAGCATGCGCAAGCTCGCCACCCGGCTGAACGCGGGCGCGGCCTCCCTCTACCGGCACGTGGCCACGAAGGACGAGCTGATGGAGCTGGCGGTGGACGAGGTCGCCGCGGAGATCCACGTACCGTCGGCGGACGGCCCCGACTGGCGCGCGGCCGTCACGGAAGCGACCCGCTCCTTCCGCACGACCGCTCTGCGGCACCCGTGGCTGCCCCCGGTTCTCGGCCAGGCGGGCCTCGCCTACCTCGGGCCCAACCTCATGTCCTACTCGGAGCGGCTGGCGGCCCTGTTCACCGCTGCCGGGTTCCGGGATCCCGGTACGGCGATCGACGCCGTGATGTCGTACGTGATCGGGATGAGCACCACGGAGGCCGCCTGGCTCACCACGGTCGCCCGTTCCGGTGACTCCGAGTCGGGGCTCATCGCCCGCCTCCTGCCCGCGGTCCAGCAGGCCACGGCCTCCCACAGCCATCTGGCCCAGGGGTACGCCGACACGGAGGAGGCGGCCACCACGGACCCGGTGGCCTTGAGGGAGGCGAAGTTCGAGGCCGCCCTGGACGTCGTCCTGGACGGTCTGTCACTGCGTCTGAAGAAGCAGGCTCCCTGA
- a CDS encoding MFS transporter yields the protein MNALGTRDPRRWWILVVLCLSSLVLVVDSMALTVAVPVMTEEIGASAQDTQWILDSYILVFAGLLLTSGSLGDRFGRRKVMLIGLVLFGAASLTAIWCTTPGEVIAVRIAMGLGGALVMPSTLSILITVFDEDERGRAMAAWSSVAMLGLVGSPVLGGVLIDHFSWQSIFLLNVPVVALAIAAGLTLMPESKAPWQKADPLGAVLSAAGMTALVWWIIELPQHGIWTAALPLAIVSLAGFVIWENITTSPMVPLSLFKHRNFSGGSLSLALVQIGNGGLLLVLTQYLQFVLGYSPVKAGLAFLPLAVTALIGNGIGVKIAAKYGNRWVILAGMLVMVTCFALLTTVSADSGFTVPAVALGLLGLGAGLAMPAAVAALMGTIPEDKAGVGSALNDTVQQAGTALGIAILGSLLSSGFANRMPEGTPEQAKHSIAGAVALGDIGLLTSAREAFTAAMSTTFTVSAVGVLAAALLAALMMRDDRPKPGAAAETTATEGTNEGETDREPELAV from the coding sequence ATGAATGCCTTGGGAACCCGCGATCCACGCCGCTGGTGGATCCTGGTCGTGCTCTGCCTCAGCAGCCTGGTGCTGGTCGTCGACAGCATGGCCCTGACCGTCGCGGTACCGGTCATGACCGAGGAGATCGGGGCGAGCGCCCAGGACACCCAGTGGATCCTGGACTCCTACATCCTGGTCTTCGCCGGCCTCCTGCTCACCTCCGGCAGCCTGGGCGACCGCTTCGGCCGCCGCAAGGTGATGCTGATCGGACTCGTGCTCTTCGGGGCGGCCTCACTGACCGCGATCTGGTGCACCACCCCCGGCGAGGTGATAGCCGTCCGGATCGCGATGGGCCTCGGCGGCGCACTGGTCATGCCGTCCACGCTCTCGATCCTCATCACCGTCTTCGACGAGGACGAACGCGGCAGGGCGATGGCGGCCTGGAGCTCGGTGGCGATGCTCGGCCTGGTGGGCAGCCCCGTCCTGGGCGGTGTCCTGATCGACCACTTCTCCTGGCAGTCGATCTTCCTCCTCAACGTGCCGGTCGTGGCCCTCGCGATCGCCGCCGGCCTGACACTGATGCCGGAGTCCAAGGCACCCTGGCAGAAGGCCGACCCCCTCGGCGCAGTGCTCTCGGCGGCCGGGATGACCGCCCTGGTCTGGTGGATCATCGAGCTTCCGCAGCACGGCATATGGACAGCCGCACTGCCCCTGGCCATCGTCTCCCTGGCCGGCTTCGTGATCTGGGAGAACATCACCACATCCCCCATGGTCCCGCTGAGCCTCTTCAAGCACCGCAACTTCAGCGGAGGTTCGCTCTCACTGGCCCTGGTCCAGATCGGCAACGGCGGTCTGCTGCTGGTCCTCACCCAGTACCTCCAGTTCGTGCTCGGCTACTCACCCGTCAAGGCGGGCCTGGCCTTCCTGCCGCTGGCCGTCACGGCCCTCATCGGCAACGGCATCGGGGTCAAGATCGCCGCCAAGTACGGCAACCGGTGGGTGATCCTCGCGGGCATGCTGGTGATGGTGACCTGCTTCGCCCTGCTGACCACGGTCTCGGCGGACTCCGGCTTCACCGTCCCGGCGGTGGCACTCGGTCTGCTCGGCCTCGGCGCGGGTCTGGCGATGCCCGCCGCGGTGGCCGCGCTGATGGGTACGATCCCCGAGGACAAGGCAGGCGTCGGCTCTGCGCTGAACGACACCGTGCAGCAGGCCGGCACCGCACTGGGCATCGCGATCCTCGGCTCGCTCCTGTCGAGCGGCTTCGCCAACCGGATGCCCGAGGGGACACCGGAACAGGCGAAGCACTCGATCGCCGGGGCGGTGGCACTGGGGGACATCGGTCTGCTGACGTCGGCCCGCGAGGCCTTCACGGCCGCCATGTCCACGACCTTCACGGTCAGCGCGGTCGGTGTCCTGGCGGCGGCGCTGCTGGCGGCACTGATGATGAGGGACGACCGGCCAAAGCCGGGGGCGGCTGCCGAAACCACGGCAACCGAGGGGACGAACGAGGGGGAGACCGATCGGGAACCGGAGCTCGCCGTCTGA